Part of the Zingiber officinale cultivar Zhangliang chromosome 6A, Zo_v1.1, whole genome shotgun sequence genome, ttgataatataccaATGTCAGATCAGGTTGActaagggttaatccaaacaagaggtttgaaagagtaaagtatagtcaggactagatgactagcaagggtaactCCTAACCAAAGGTttggcaggtgagaagtctattaagtgactagtcctaactaaagCTTAGTCAAGGGGTAAggcctaactagaggttaggcagatAATAAGTCtattgagtgactagtcctaattgtaggttaggcaagaggaagtcctggtgagtgaagctaggcaatggaagccctagtgagtaaagctaggccctagtgagtgaagttaagtggtggaagtcctggtgtgtgaagctaggcagacttggtaagtgaagctagaccctagtgagtgatgtTAGGTAGTGAAATTCCTAATGAATGAAGCTAGGAAGTGGAAGTCCTGAGTGAaactaggccctagtgagtgaaactaagtgaagaaagtcctaatgagtgaagctagatagtgctCTAGGTAATGAGTGAGCGACTGGTTTCTGGTTGACCATGCGCGGTCGACTGAACTAGCGAATTCATAATATTGCTAACACTGTtctattttactattttatatatattatgctaactcagtgttgcggGTAAGCCTTAGTAGATCAGATTGATTAGACATTAAGTAGGACcaaagaaagtccaaacaggtctggaggatcaGATGTTTAgtaggtaagtggaggtaagaattggaggagagatccagtgagggcgCATTCTCGGTTgagcgaacagtaggcgtcggtccgacCCAGGGTTTCAGCGAAATTCAAAGTCAAGACTGGACAGTCTTGAGACTGTCAAAATATCAATACTAATTTTCATGTTATTGCCTGTTTTCCTAACTCTGCGGTGCAGGAAATCTAAGCTGAGAGTTGCATGGATGAAAAAAGGAGGTCCGAGCACCCCGGAAGGGTCCAAGCGCGCGgaggtccaggcgcttggaagagGTCGATCCTAGCCACGAGTGCAGCTAAGTTGGCGTGCTCCGATTGACCGACACATGTcaagtccaggcgctcggatcggtctaggtgcttggaccggtccaggcacccagagttGTATAAAACTTTCACGGATAGAGCTTCGCCGAAGTGCAGTCACATCAGTGGTCCAGGTGCTCGGGCGTGGTCCAAGTGCCTAAGTTGGATAACTCAGCGACGAAGTAGAATCGGATAGGTCTCAATTGAGGCACCCaggagtggtccgggcgcctagaaagCTCTATAAAAGAGACTTCGACCAATAGCTTCAAGACGACAATTGCTCCGACTTTCGTACTCACGTGCTGCTCTGAGAAGCTCTTCACGGAAAAGCTGCTTCGACAACCAATACTCAAGCTACTAGTCtacttgttgtcggtatattttatttattgctttgTACTTAAAATCTTTGTATCTATTTGAGCTCACAGTGAATTACTCAATGAAAGCACTCattgagtgcgggccttggagtaggaggcgTCGAAAATTCCGAACAAACTAAAatcaacttgtgttagcgtttgctTTTCTccctttattttccgctgcattctCTTGATTTTCGAAAAACGTAAAAAGCGACTCGCATTATTCACACTTCGTTCTCTCGCATGCATTGATCCTACACTTTCTACCATTAAGTCATATGCTTCTGGAATCCTTGTTCCTAAGAGTTACATATTGCCAGTTAATGAAGATTAATATTTGCAGCTCCATACTTCTTTGGTGAAGATGCTCATGGTCATTTTGACCCAACAGTTGaatatttgcagtttattgacAATTCAAACTTCTCAGTAGATGGAGTGCTTGCAGATTTCCCATCGACAGCATCATCACCTATATGTAAGAATATAATACTCATCctccatttttttttatcttaaatgtCATTTATCTAGAATATGTTTCCATGGAACTAAAAGAGTTATCCATTTATCTAGATTTCTTAGTGTGATAATGTAGGATTGAAGGGTGAATAGCGCATTTTGTACGCGTTCGGAAATCATTCAACATCAAAGTAATGCAGTGGAAAAACTAAAGATAGAAATAGGAGAAGATAtggtggttttacttggtttgcaaccccATGACTTTCACTCCAAGGCTTGCAGTCACTTTGAccactttcgatgggcaatcactattaaCCTTCTTTAGAAAGAGAAGAAGATTCGTTGCTTTTGCAAGGATAGAGTTCGGTAAGAATCTTATCGACCCTTAACGATtccaaaatatgcaactaacaAGACATTACTAAATGCtaggctcgtttgagctcgtAGCGGCTTTGTGACGTTGTTGTGTCATTGTAGTTGGAGCGTAGGAATGAGAAACAGAGTTTCGATGTCTAGAGAGTGTATTAAAGCACTTAAAATCTCATTATGAGGCTTTGGTTGAGACCTCTTTTTATAACTGACTACAGGCTTATGGATTAGCTCCAGGCACCTCCACCTTGGCTTATCTGATCCAACTTCGTCGGTGACTTAGCAATCTCCAAGTGCATGGATCCCTTCCAAGTGTTTGGACTGCTGATGTGGCACCATCTAAATGAACCTTTATCCGATCTCTTCTGTCGTTGTTTTATCCCTTCTCGAGCAattggatcccttctgggcgcttgGTTGATGACGTGCACCGCCCAACCAAGGCGTACCAACTCAGCTGGGCATAGGGCTGGATTTGAAGCCATTAGGGGCGTCTGGATCCGCTCAGGGCACTCAGACCTCCAGTCGCCTAAATCCTCGTCAGATGCTCGGAGTTCCCTATTTCCGGACAGCTCTCATTTTCAACTTCCTTCATGAGAGTGTTCTGATTGACAACTTTCCAAGCTGTCTCGTCTCAACTGCAAGTCTCTTGTGAAAACTTAGGTTGAACCAATGGATACTGCTCTCTTTCCGAGAGCGTGCCCTTACCACTCCACTAGGAAGAGTTTACCTAGTGCCAAACGGTCTACCCGACCTGTTTGGATTTTTGCCCAGCTTGATCTTAACCCTCGGGACTTTTCACTCTCCGGTCCTCGATCCATCTAGACTTCCCGCCTAGTCTCCTCGCCCCCCAAGGCTTTCTGCCTAGTGTTCTCGACGCAGAGCCTTATGCCCAATGTCCTCTATTTGTCAAGACTTTCTGCCCGATCCCTCCaaccaggacttcctttgccaACATCAATGCCTAAGTTCGATCGTATGACACTTCTTGCACTAACATATAAGGCTTCTCAAAAGTATAAATTATGGCGTCAAGAAAAGAATGCTTAGTGCTACAAAATTAAATGGAGAGTAGGATGCTACATTTGATAGAATACATTAAATCATTATCTTTAATTGATAACTTGCTTTTCCTCAAACATCTTATACTGTTTTAGTATAAATATTTAACTAAATACCCTAATAAACAAAGCCTTACCAATAACGATGTTCTAAAGTTTGTatattgatgtaaaactcttattATTTGTCCTTTTTGTCTGATGCAGCTTGCTTGGCACACAACAACAAGCGGACTCGCCCTGGAAAAGGTAAATAAATTTTACTTCAATGAACACACTGCTTTTTTGTGCTGAAAAACTTTTTGTTTGTCTCTGATGCACATACACTTTTCACAATCCTGATGCAGATCGAGCATTGATTACCACACACAATGGTGCGAGTGGAATCTATGTGGGATCCACTAATCTTGCTTATCAACAGGCATTCGAAGATGGAGCAGATGTAATAGATTGCTCAATCCAGATGTCAATAGATGGAGTAGCCTTTTGTTTAGAATCGGCAGATCTTATGGGTCACACAACAACGGTAAAAACCTTTATGCCTCAAGCAACATTGGTTCCTGTGATACAAAAGAGTAACAGAATCTTCTCATTTGATCTGTCATGGAGCAACATCCAAAGCTTGAAGCGTAAGAAACTTTCTTCATTCATTTGTCATCTTTGATTCCTGATGTAATTTAGTCTTCAAGGGATAATCACATGATATTATAATGTTAGTCATCATCATCAAGCTGGGTTTTGTTTTGCATCTCCATTGAGCTCTATGTAAGATATGATATCATAATCACTAAAGTGCTATAATTAAATAGCTATTTCTTTGTGCTAAAATTTAAATAACTGTTGATTTATCtcttaaattaagttttggataaaaATTCCCATAATTCATTCTTGATAACTATCTAGTTTTCTCTAGAGCTGCTCAAATCAGAAGGAATTTTTTATGCTTTTGATGATGTGAATAGCCTTAAGGAAATATTGTAGCTACACTAATCTACtgtttttgttatttttcttcAGTGGAATTAACAAGCCTGTTATTTGCGTCTGGCATGACAAGAAATCTTGCTGTGAAAAATGAGGGTAATTTTATGACCAGGAATGAATTTCTTAACTTTGCGAAGAATAGCACAATCTCTGGAATTCTGATTAACATAAGAGGTAGAAATGGAATTTCAAGTATTTTTCTAAttgacatatttttttttttttttgttttatctttTTCACAACATGTAATTATTCCTCGAAACAGAAAAAGGTTTACGTGCTAGAAAGCGATCGAGTTGTATGCCTCAAACCTAGAAAAACTGAATATTAGAAAGGCACAACAAAAAATCAAGACAACCAGACCAATGAGCGACAAATTATTACTTATGTTCACGCTCACTTGGAAAGAGATCTCTTATATTGTTACTTAATGAATCACTTCATACCATTGCTGCTACCTCTCACCATTAGATGATTTACTGAATTTTTTCACAGATCAAGTAGTTGATAGCATGCATGGTACCCGTTCACGAACATACCAAGTCCTATACGTAACTGAGACCGTGCCAGTTCGTGCAACACCAGTTTAGGTAAGCATGACTTCTAAGCAAGTCAACATAGCTCCTAGTCGACTCGATATATGTATGAGCACTGAATCAGGAAAAGCCAGTCTGAAATCCATAAACCTGCTCGACCACAATCTGTTGGTCAATCAGTTATCAGACCAATGTATCTTACGAATCAGGCACACAGTGGCACATCTGCTCATGTTTGCATTTGTACATTAAGAGATCAAGTGAGACAATTGCTAGGAGATTATCGTCTTTGCAGATTTATATCATTCAACTCATGGCTATAACTTATGTGGCATCTTTGTGTAGAATGCCTTATCTTTGTGTAGAATGCCTCATGGCTCATCTTGCTTCAAAGATAGGCCTTGAAATAGTAGATGTGGTCTCTAGTGCATTGTTAAATGTTAGTTTTGACAAACAACCAAATAAGCAAGTTTTCATCCAGTCTGATGACATTCAAGTACATATTTCAATCCTTAGGAATGACTACCTGGCAATAGCATTTGATTACTTCTCTGACCCATCTTTGAGATTGAGACACTGGTTGCAGGTATAGGAGAGGAGTCGATGGGATTGTGACAGACTTTCCGACAACTGCAGCTGCATATTGCAGTAAGTATCAACCAACATTGTACTTTTACCATGCACAAGATTTTCGAGATCAACTTTGAACCATTTTGTAGGGAGCCCTTGCTCTGATGTAAATGCCAAGTTGGCCTACCCATAGAACCCATAGAGCCCAGTGCTCTTATCGCACTGGTTCCACCTGAGCCATTGCTTCCAGCCGAAGCTCCTGCCCCTGCTCTTCAAGTTTCAGACATTCAAGATCCAGCACTACTACCGGTGGCCGGCCTCTGGGAAATATCAACGGCCATCGCTCCTCCGACAACTACTCCATCAAGCAGTCAATCAACAAATGTTGCCAGCATTGCTCTGTCTCTTGGTAGT contains:
- the LOC121998657 gene encoding glycerophosphodiester phosphodiesterase GDPDL7-like isoform X1, which gives rise to MSHFIDNSNFSVDGVLADFPSTASSPISCLAHNNKRTRPGKDRALITTHNGASGIYVGSTNLAYQQAFEDGADVIDCSIQMSIDGVAFCLESADLMGHTTTVKTFMPQATLVPVIQKSNRIFSFDLSWSNIQSLKLELTSLLFASGMTRNLAVKNEGNFMTRNEFLNFAKNSTISGILINIRGIGEESMGL
- the LOC121998657 gene encoding glycerophosphodiester phosphodiesterase GDPDL6-like isoform X2 — protein: MSHFIDNSNFSVDGVLADFPSTASSPISCLAHNNKRTRPGKDRALITTHNGASGIYVGSTNLAYQQAFEDGADVIDCSIQMSIDGVAFCLESADLMGHTTTVKTFMPQATLVPVIQKSNRIFSFDLSWSNIQSLKLELTSLLFASGMTRNLAVKNEGIGEESMGL
- the LOC121998657 gene encoding glycerophosphodiester phosphodiesterase GDPDL6-like isoform X3 encodes the protein MSHFIDNSNFSVDGVLADFPSTASSPISCLAHNNKRTRPGKDRALITTHNGASGIYVGSTNLAYQQAFEDGADVIDCSIQMSIDGVAFCLESADLMGHTTTVKTFMPQATLVPVIQKSNRIFSFDLSWSNIQSLKRIGEESMGL